One segment of Pseudodesulfovibrio sp. 5S69 DNA contains the following:
- a CDS encoding long-chain-fatty-acid--CoA ligase, with the protein MEQLDRPWLKSYDPDVPPTLDYEKIPLFKFLDRAAHKWPKRKAIVFRNWSITYAGLKARTEIVAANLRAAGIRKGDRVALMLPNLPQTIIAFWGVLRAGAVGVMTNPLYMETEIIHQFNDAGVRCCITLDLLWPKLEKLRDSLPVEKFFVTSIGEGLKFPLNVLYALQARKNGSTPKVPFDGKSVLPFKSLAKGREKFTNERVVADDMALLQYTGGTTGVAKGCILTHFNIGANMQQCQSMMHTLGKKRETFLGILPYFHIYGLTTCLAWPTSLGATLAPFPRYVPLDVLKGIHKLRPTVFPGAPALYISLLQQKDIDKYDLKSIEVCVSGSAPMPVEYMEQFLERSGTSITEGYGLTEASPVTHFNPLEGKSKNGSIGLPFPDTDAKIVDMDVGGEPLPAGKRGELVIRGPQVMKGYYNRPDATADVLRNGWLYTGDIATMDEEGYFYIVDRKKDLIISGGYNIYPREIDEVLHGHPKIKEAVSVGIPHEARGEIIKAYVVVHDGEKLERCDVIAFCREKLANYKVPRQVEFRTDLPKTMVGKVLRRALREEEEAKAAARKKRRADKQQAKAGEACE; encoded by the coding sequence ATGGAGCAACTCGACCGCCCCTGGCTCAAATCCTATGATCCGGATGTGCCGCCGACCCTGGATTACGAGAAAATTCCGCTGTTCAAGTTCCTGGACAGGGCCGCGCACAAGTGGCCCAAGCGCAAGGCCATCGTTTTCCGCAACTGGTCGATTACCTACGCCGGGCTCAAGGCCCGGACCGAGATCGTGGCCGCCAACCTCCGCGCGGCGGGCATCCGCAAGGGCGACCGGGTGGCGCTGATGCTGCCCAACCTGCCCCAGACCATCATCGCCTTCTGGGGCGTGCTCCGGGCCGGGGCCGTGGGGGTCATGACCAATCCCCTGTACATGGAGACCGAGATCATCCACCAGTTCAACGACGCCGGGGTGCGCTGCTGCATCACCCTGGACCTGCTCTGGCCCAAGCTCGAAAAGCTCCGCGACTCCCTGCCGGTGGAGAAGTTCTTCGTCACCTCCATCGGCGAGGGGCTGAAATTTCCCCTGAACGTGCTCTACGCCCTGCAGGCCCGGAAGAACGGCAGTACGCCCAAGGTCCCCTTCGACGGCAAGTCCGTGCTCCCCTTCAAGTCCCTGGCCAAGGGGCGCGAGAAATTCACCAACGAGCGGGTGGTGGCCGACGACATGGCCCTGTTGCAGTACACCGGCGGGACCACCGGCGTGGCCAAGGGATGCATCCTGACCCATTTCAACATCGGCGCGAACATGCAGCAGTGCCAGTCCATGATGCACACCCTGGGCAAAAAGCGGGAGACCTTCCTCGGCATCCTGCCCTATTTCCATATATATGGGCTGACCACATGCCTGGCCTGGCCGACCAGCCTGGGCGCGACCCTGGCCCCGTTCCCACGCTATGTGCCGCTGGATGTGCTCAAGGGCATCCACAAGCTCCGGCCCACGGTCTTTCCCGGCGCGCCCGCCCTGTATATTTCGCTGTTGCAGCAAAAGGACATCGACAAATACGACCTCAAATCCATCGAGGTCTGTGTGTCCGGGTCCGCCCCCATGCCCGTGGAGTACATGGAGCAATTCCTCGAACGCTCGGGCACGTCCATCACCGAGGGGTACGGCCTGACCGAGGCCTCGCCCGTGACCCACTTCAACCCCCTGGAGGGCAAGAGCAAGAACGGCTCCATCGGCCTGCCCTTCCCGGACACGGACGCCAAGATCGTGGACATGGACGTGGGCGGCGAGCCGCTGCCCGCGGGCAAGCGCGGCGAACTGGTCATCCGCGGACCGCAGGTCATGAAGGGCTACTACAACCGGCCCGACGCCACGGCCGACGTGCTCCGCAACGGCTGGCTGTACACCGGCGACATCGCCACCATGGACGAGGAAGGCTATTTCTACATCGTGGACCGCAAAAAGGACCTGATCATCTCCGGCGGATACAACATCTACCCCCGCGAGATCGACGAGGTCCTGCACGGCCACCCCAAAATCAAGGAGGCCGTGTCCGTGGGCATTCCTCACGAGGCGCGCGGCGAGATCATCAAGGCCTACGTGGTCGTCCACGACGGCGAAAAGCTGGAGCGTTGCGACGTCATCGCGTTTTGCCGCGAGAAGCTGGCCAACTACAAGGTCCCGCGCCAGGTGGAGTTCCGCACCGACCTGCCCAAGACCATGGTCGGCAAGGTCCTGCGCCGCGCCCTGCGCGAGGAAGAGGAAGCCAAGGCCGCGGCCAGGAAGAAGCGCCGGGCGGACAAGCAGCAGGCCAAGGCCGGGGAGGCCTGCGAATAA
- a CDS encoding winged helix-turn-helix transcriptional regulator: protein MLITEGCYLRPSKSTRVLAILDALSRDSSLSQYELGRRLHLSGAMVNQYLKQLQADGLVEFLPVNGKSYNYTLTEQGRRSRQRMFSDYSSETVRLYSTIKEFVLDKLKGLDEEGKRDLALFGASETCEVVLSALRGSRFRIKVLLDNDTEKQGQIFNGHVVSAPHVLDQVDCDAVVITSFGKQGEIYEQVKPYSEKRGFQIVRF from the coding sequence ATGCTGATAACCGAAGGGTGCTACCTCAGGCCGAGCAAGAGCACCCGAGTCCTGGCCATCCTGGACGCCCTGTCCAGGGATTCCAGCCTGTCCCAGTACGAGTTGGGAAGACGGCTGCATCTGTCCGGGGCCATGGTCAACCAGTACCTCAAGCAGTTGCAGGCCGACGGGCTGGTCGAGTTCCTCCCGGTCAACGGCAAGAGCTACAACTACACCCTGACGGAACAGGGCCGCCGCTCGCGGCAACGGATGTTTTCGGACTATTCCTCGGAAACCGTCCGGCTCTATTCCACCATCAAGGAGTTCGTGCTCGACAAGCTCAAGGGCCTGGATGAAGAAGGCAAGCGGGACCTCGCGCTCTTTGGTGCGTCCGAGACCTGCGAAGTGGTCCTGTCCGCTCTGCGCGGCTCCCGCTTCCGGATCAAGGTCCTGCTGGACAACGACACCGAAAAACAGGGGCAGATTTTCAACGGACACGTGGTTTCCGCACCGCATGTCCTGGATCAGGTGGACTGCGATGCCGTGGTCATCACCTCCTTTGGCAAGCAGGGCGAGATCTATGAACAGGTCAAGCCCTATTCCGAAAAGCGCGGATTTCAAATCGTGAGATTCTGA
- a CDS encoding N-acetylneuraminate synthase family protein: MKQIQSVTLRSGVTIGKGHPCFVVAEIGNNHQGEFNIARQMIDEAASAGVQGVKFQKRDSEALLTRQGRAAPYTGPNSFGPTYGEHRAALELSIEEMARLKEYSESLGLVFFASAWDDPSLAQILDLDVELLKISSAELVNVPLVRKYAKADIPVILSTGMSGLDDIDVAMAEIRAYHDDVILLHCNSTYPCPEEHIGLPVMDALRERYGVPVGYSGHEKGIGPSVAAAALGACVVERHFTLDKTLKGTDHQASLEPAQLAAMVTMIREVEKAVQVKGKVVFPDEQAAAKKLRKCIVFSRDLPAGHILTEADLTTRCPRVGVSPVHWDEVLGAALNRSVKHEEPVQWDALSLTQSVCAGAASS, translated from the coding sequence ATGAAACAGATTCAATCCGTCACATTGCGTTCGGGCGTCACCATCGGCAAGGGCCATCCCTGCTTCGTGGTCGCGGAAATCGGCAACAATCATCAGGGCGAATTCAACATCGCCAGGCAGATGATCGACGAGGCCGCGTCCGCTGGGGTCCAGGGGGTCAAATTCCAGAAGCGGGACAGCGAGGCGCTGCTCACCCGGCAGGGCCGGGCCGCTCCCTACACTGGTCCCAACAGCTTCGGCCCGACCTACGGCGAACACCGCGCCGCGCTCGAGCTGTCCATCGAAGAGATGGCCCGGCTCAAGGAATACTCCGAATCCCTGGGCCTGGTCTTTTTCGCCTCGGCCTGGGACGACCCGAGCCTGGCCCAGATCCTGGACCTGGACGTGGAACTGCTCAAGATCAGTTCCGCCGAACTGGTCAACGTGCCCCTGGTGCGCAAGTACGCCAAGGCCGACATTCCGGTCATCCTGTCCACCGGTATGAGCGGTCTGGACGACATCGACGTGGCCATGGCCGAAATCCGCGCCTACCACGACGACGTCATCCTCCTGCACTGCAATTCCACCTACCCGTGCCCCGAGGAACACATCGGCCTGCCGGTCATGGACGCCCTGCGCGAACGCTACGGCGTGCCGGTCGGCTACTCCGGGCACGAGAAGGGCATCGGCCCCAGCGTGGCCGCGGCCGCCCTGGGCGCGTGCGTGGTCGAGCGCCATTTCACTCTGGACAAGACCCTCAAGGGTACCGACCACCAGGCCTCCCTTGAACCCGCGCAACTGGCCGCCATGGTGACCATGATCCGCGAGGTCGAAAAGGCCGTCCAGGTCAAGGGCAAGGTCGTCTTCCCCGACGAACAGGCCGCCGCCAAGAAGCTGCGCAAGTGCATCGTCTTCTCCCGCGACCTGCCCGCCGGGCACATTCTCACCGAGGCCGACCTGACCACCCGCTGCCCGCGCGTGGGCGTCTCCCCGGTCCACTGGGACGAAGTCCTCGGCGCGGCCCTCAACCGTTCGGTCAAGCACGAGGAACCCGTCCAATGGGATGCCCTCAGCCTGACCCAATCCGTCTGCGCAGGCGCCGCCTCGTCGTAG
- a CDS encoding chemotaxis protein: MSQSDILLETGTNELEIIEFFIDEVTPDGVERQYFGVNVAKVLEVVEAPEGLEGSEAAVHPSFLGTIPLRDLILPVVDLSVWLDMERSPAANEPIIVTEFNAMITGFLVSGVTQIHRVFWADVEPPSKYVSSMENNCITGTVKIKDRFVLMLDLEQVLADLDESGQTQANLSSVVSEQRYRALVADDSTSVRQLLESNFSQANFEVTMVRDGAEAWSFLEGIKAKCASGGGSPLDYLDAVVSDVEMPQMDGYTLTRKVKEDPVLKVLPVVLFSSLISKSVLHKGKAVMADEQVTKPEFHGLTEKVINLIRGWDGNGAAG, from the coding sequence ATGAGTCAGTCGGACATTCTGTTGGAAACAGGGACCAATGAGCTTGAGATCATTGAGTTCTTCATCGACGAAGTCACCCCGGACGGGGTGGAGCGGCAATATTTCGGCGTGAACGTGGCCAAGGTGCTGGAGGTCGTCGAGGCCCCGGAGGGGCTGGAGGGTTCCGAGGCGGCGGTGCACCCGAGTTTTCTGGGCACGATCCCGTTGCGCGACCTGATTCTGCCGGTGGTGGACCTGAGCGTGTGGCTGGACATGGAGCGCTCGCCCGCCGCGAACGAGCCGATTATTGTGACCGAGTTCAACGCCATGATCACGGGCTTTCTGGTTTCCGGGGTGACGCAGATCCACCGGGTCTTCTGGGCCGACGTGGAGCCGCCGAGCAAGTACGTGTCGTCCATGGAGAACAACTGCATCACCGGGACGGTCAAGATCAAGGACCGGTTCGTGCTCATGCTCGACCTGGAGCAGGTCCTGGCCGATCTGGACGAGTCGGGCCAGACCCAGGCTAACCTGAGCAGCGTTGTTTCGGAGCAACGGTACCGGGCGTTGGTGGCGGACGATTCCACATCGGTGCGCCAGTTGCTCGAAAGCAATTTCAGCCAGGCCAATTTCGAGGTGACCATGGTCCGCGACGGGGCCGAGGCATGGTCGTTTCTGGAGGGGATCAAGGCCAAGTGCGCGTCCGGGGGCGGGAGCCCGCTGGACTATCTGGACGCCGTGGTCTCGGATGTGGAGATGCCGCAGATGGACGGCTACACCCTGACCCGCAAGGTCAAGGAGGACCCGGTCCTCAAGGTCCTGCCCGTAGTCCTCTTCTCATCGCTCATCTCCAAGTCCGTGCTGCACAAGGGCAAGGCGGTCATGGCCGACGAGCAGGTCACCAAGCCGGAGTTCCACGGCCTGACCGAGAAGGTCATCAACCTGATCCGCGGCTGGGACGGGAACGGGGCCGCGGGCTAG
- a CDS encoding DUF2325 domain-containing protein → MCAALIGGMDRLKQEYVSEAKRSGIKLKHFTGKERKISKALGQVDFVVMFTNKVSHKARKDVLDAVRGKDVPVYMHHSCGVSTLRRQLDEVTG, encoded by the coding sequence ATGTGCGCAGCATTGATAGGCGGAATGGACCGGTTGAAGCAGGAATACGTCTCGGAAGCGAAACGCAGCGGGATCAAGCTGAAGCACTTCACCGGCAAGGAGCGGAAGATATCCAAGGCCCTGGGCCAGGTGGACTTCGTGGTCATGTTCACCAACAAGGTGTCCCACAAGGCGCGCAAGGATGTGCTCGACGCCGTGCGCGGTAAGGACGTGCCGGTCTACATGCACCACTCCTGCGGCGTGTCCACTCTGCGCAGGCAGTTGGACGAGGTGACCGGCTAG
- a CDS encoding flavin reductase family protein: protein MSERINIGNNAFILPEPQTILGTMLDGRPNFMAMAWVTRVNYDPCIMAMAVNKKHASHRAILETGQYSINLPSVDMVAETDYAGLASGNRTDKSGLFEVHFGELENAPLIRACPLAMEFRLKEQFHMTNDTLFIGELVAAWTEERFLTDGHVDVEKARPFTLTMPDNRYWAVGVQVGRAWHEGKALRKSPTD, encoded by the coding sequence ATGTCCGAGCGGATCAACATCGGCAACAACGCCTTCATCCTGCCCGAACCGCAGACCATTCTCGGGACCATGCTCGACGGCAGGCCCAACTTCATGGCCATGGCCTGGGTCACGCGGGTCAACTACGACCCGTGCATCATGGCCATGGCGGTCAACAAGAAACACGCCAGCCACCGGGCCATCCTCGAAACAGGCCAGTACTCCATCAACCTTCCGTCCGTGGACATGGTCGCCGAGACCGATTACGCGGGCCTGGCCTCGGGCAACCGGACCGACAAGTCCGGCCTGTTCGAGGTCCATTTCGGCGAGCTCGAAAACGCCCCGCTCATCCGCGCCTGCCCCCTGGCCATGGAATTCCGCCTCAAGGAACAGTTCCACATGACCAACGACACCCTGTTCATCGGCGAACTGGTCGCCGCCTGGACCGAAGAGCGGTTCCTGACCGATGGCCACGTCGACGTGGAAAAGGCACGTCCCTTCACCCTGACCATGCCCGACAACCGTTACTGGGCCGTGGGCGTACAGGTCGGCAGGGCCTGGCACGAGGGCAAGGCGCTGCGCAAATCCCCAACGGATTAA
- a CDS encoding MarR family winged helix-turn-helix transcriptional regulator: MKKPSLYLQNCLFFTANALARSVTRLAEKAFRDTGLSPSLAFAVMLVNDQPGITVTELADHLHLAPSTLTRFTDKLVYQDLVERRQEGKLTRVYPTDRARKAQAEIEKAWTRLHEDYSAVLGREAGDDLARETFAAHQRLEDLS, encoded by the coding sequence ATGAAAAAACCATCCCTCTATCTGCAAAACTGCCTGTTCTTCACGGCCAACGCCCTGGCACGGTCGGTCACGCGCCTGGCCGAAAAGGCGTTCCGCGACACCGGGCTCTCCCCGTCCCTGGCCTTTGCCGTCATGCTGGTCAACGACCAGCCGGGCATCACCGTGACGGAGCTCGCCGACCACCTGCACCTGGCCCCGTCCACCCTGACCCGGTTCACGGACAAGCTGGTCTATCAGGACCTGGTGGAGCGCCGACAGGAAGGCAAGCTGACCCGCGTCTATCCCACGGACAGGGCACGGAAGGCCCAGGCGGAGATCGAAAAGGCCTGGACCCGACTGCACGAGGACTACTCCGCCGTGCTCGGCCGCGAGGCGGGCGACGACCTGGCCCGCGAGACCTTTGCCGCGCACCAGCGCCTCGAAGACCTAAGCTGA